From the Cupriavidus necator N-1 genome, one window contains:
- a CDS encoding type II toxin-antitoxin system PemK/MazF family toxin, giving the protein MTELKRGQIWEVDLNPQTHREEPAKRNRPALVIQTDLLNDAGHLTTIIVPGTSQIEREDCFPLRVALGKLPGLAHETDLLIDQVRAVSNRRFMGGRPVATLAPNHLRKVEEAMRLLLRL; this is encoded by the coding sequence TTGACTGAGCTGAAGCGCGGGCAGATCTGGGAGGTCGACCTCAATCCACAGACCCATCGGGAAGAGCCGGCCAAGCGCAACCGGCCGGCGCTGGTCATCCAGACGGATTTGCTCAACGACGCCGGCCACCTGACCACGATCATCGTGCCGGGCACATCGCAAATCGAGCGCGAGGATTGCTTTCCGTTGCGGGTCGCGCTGGGCAAGCTGCCTGGCCTGGCCCATGAGACGGACCTGTTGATCGACCAGGTCCGCGCGGTGTCCAATCGCCGGTTCATGGGCGGCCGGCCGGTAGCCACGCTGGCGCCCAATCACCTGCGCAAGGTGGAAGAGGCCATGCGTCTGCTGCTCCGCCTTTAG
- a CDS encoding rhodanese-related sulfurtransferase, whose product MTTITATQAAPAFPTYSRDAVRKALLSRDEIALIDVREEDPFAQEHPLWAANFPLSRLEIEAWARIPRRDTLIVVYGEHAGTDLAPRAAAVLRELGYTRVHLLEGGLRAWIDDGGEVFRDVNVPSKSFGEVVEARRHTPSLAAEEVQALIDTKADVVIVDARRFDEYQTMSIPTATSVPGAELVLRVRELAPDPHTRVIVNCAGRTRSIIGTQSLVNAGIPNQVAALRNGTIGWTLAGQQLDHGASRRAPAAVSDANRDSARRGAREIADRAGVRRIALAQIETLQQPGRTVYRFDVRTPEEFGDGHLPGFVNAPGGQLVQETDHSAPVRGARIVLADDDDVRASMTGSWLAQMGWDIWVVEPVAAAERSETGAVSAPVPASAPVSTVTAAELATWLDAGDGSTAVLDFTTSANYVKRHIPGAYFVIRAQLADALPRIPQPRRYVFTCGSSLLARFAAADLRRQTHAEVFVLEGGTQAWIAAGLPLESGETRLASERTDRYRRPYEGTDNPREAMQGYLDWEFGLIAQLERDGTHGFRVV is encoded by the coding sequence ATGACCACGATTACTGCTACGCAAGCCGCACCGGCCTTTCCGACGTACTCGCGCGACGCGGTGCGCAAGGCGCTGCTTAGCCGCGACGAGATCGCCTTGATCGACGTGCGCGAGGAAGATCCCTTCGCGCAGGAACACCCGCTGTGGGCGGCCAATTTCCCGCTGTCCAGGCTTGAGATCGAGGCGTGGGCGCGCATCCCGCGCCGCGACACGCTGATCGTCGTCTACGGCGAACATGCCGGCACTGACCTGGCGCCGCGCGCCGCGGCCGTATTGCGCGAGCTGGGCTATACGCGCGTGCACCTGCTGGAAGGCGGACTGCGCGCCTGGATCGACGACGGCGGCGAGGTGTTCCGCGACGTCAACGTGCCGAGCAAGTCGTTCGGCGAAGTCGTGGAAGCCAGGCGCCACACGCCGTCGCTGGCCGCCGAGGAAGTGCAGGCATTGATCGACACCAAGGCCGATGTGGTGATCGTCGATGCGCGCCGCTTCGACGAGTACCAGACCATGAGCATTCCCACCGCGACCAGCGTGCCGGGCGCGGAACTGGTGCTGCGCGTGCGCGAGCTGGCGCCTGACCCGCACACGCGCGTGATCGTCAACTGCGCCGGGCGCACCCGCAGCATTATCGGCACGCAGTCGCTGGTCAACGCGGGCATTCCCAACCAGGTGGCGGCGCTGCGCAACGGCACCATCGGCTGGACCCTGGCCGGCCAGCAACTGGACCACGGTGCCAGCCGCCGCGCCCCCGCCGCGGTCAGCGACGCCAACCGCGACAGCGCCCGCCGCGGCGCGCGCGAGATCGCCGACCGGGCCGGCGTGCGCCGCATTGCGCTGGCCCAGATCGAAACGCTGCAGCAGCCCGGCCGCACCGTGTACCGCTTCGATGTGCGCACGCCGGAGGAATTTGGCGACGGCCACCTGCCGGGCTTTGTCAACGCGCCGGGCGGCCAGTTGGTGCAGGAGACCGACCATTCCGCTCCGGTGCGCGGTGCGCGCATTGTGCTGGCGGATGATGACGACGTGCGCGCCAGCATGACCGGCTCATGGCTGGCGCAGATGGGTTGGGACATCTGGGTGGTGGAACCGGTGGCGGCGGCAGAGCGCAGCGAAACCGGCGCGGTCAGCGCACCGGTGCCGGCGTCAGCGCCGGTATCGACCGTCACTGCAGCCGAACTGGCGACGTGGCTTGACGCAGGCGATGGCAGCACCGCTGTTCTCGACTTCACCACCAGCGCCAACTACGTCAAGCGCCATATTCCCGGCGCGTACTTCGTCATTCGCGCGCAACTGGCCGACGCGCTGCCACGCATCCCGCAGCCCAGGCGCTACGTGTTCACCTGCGGTTCGAGCCTGCTGGCGCGCTTTGCCGCTGCCGACCTGCGGCGCCAGACCCATGCGGAAGTGTTCGTGCTGGAAGGCGGCACCCAGGCATGGATCGCCGCGGGACTGCCGCTGGAAAGCGGGGAAACGCGCCTGGCTTCGGAACGCACCGACCGCTACCGCCGGCCGTATGAGGGCACCGACAACCCGCGCGAGGCGATGCAGGGCTACCTGGACTGGGAGTTCGGCCTGATCGCGCAACTGGAGCGCGACGGGACGCATGGGTTCAGGGTGGTGTAG
- a CDS encoding cysteine dioxygenase family protein, whose protein sequence is MGSTPTPDRLAPLRDFITGLAELLDQHPDEPRILREGGALLAKLVARDDWLPEAWAQSHPEYYQQHLLHCDSAERFSVVSFVWGPGQRTPIHDHTVWGLIGMLRGAEDSQPFALDAGGRPVPHGDAVRLLPGQVEAVSPTVGDIHLVNNVHDDRVSVSIHVYGANIGAVRRSVYAEDGTRKPFVSGYSNRTLPNLWDRSREVAQS, encoded by the coding sequence ATGGGCAGCACCCCCACCCCCGACAGGCTCGCGCCGCTGCGCGACTTCATCACCGGCCTGGCCGAGCTGCTGGACCAGCACCCGGACGAGCCCCGCATCCTGCGCGAAGGCGGGGCGCTGCTGGCAAAGCTGGTCGCGCGCGACGACTGGCTGCCCGAAGCCTGGGCCCAGTCGCATCCCGAGTACTACCAGCAGCACCTGCTGCATTGCGATTCCGCCGAACGCTTCTCGGTCGTCAGCTTTGTCTGGGGGCCGGGCCAGCGCACGCCCATCCACGACCACACCGTTTGGGGCCTGATCGGCATGCTGCGCGGCGCGGAAGACTCGCAGCCGTTCGCGCTCGACGCCGGCGGCCGGCCTGTACCGCATGGCGACGCCGTGCGCTTGCTGCCCGGGCAGGTCGAGGCCGTGTCGCCCACGGTCGGCGATATCCACCTTGTCAACAACGTGCATGACGACCGCGTCTCGGTCAGCATCCATGTGTACGGCGCCAATATCGGTGCGGTGCGCCGTTCGGTCTATGCCGAGGACGGCACGCGCAAGCCCTTTGTCTCCGGCTATTCCAACCGGACCCTGCCCAACCTGTGGGACCGTTCCCGCGAAGTCGCCCAGTCATGA
- a CDS encoding acyl-CoA dehydrogenase family protein, translated as MSLTSTLRRLPSSEAHLGEVLAGLSARFAASAGAHDAAASFPHDNFAQLHANGLVAQVVPHAQGGGGAGLAQARRIVAAVAGGDAATALVLTMTYLQHRAIARADSHWPQTVRDQVFASTVQDGALINALRVEPELGSPARGGQPATVATRVADGWRISGRKLYSTGIPALRWLAVWARTDEPQPRVGVFLVPGPAAGIAGVRIVENWNHLGLRASGSHETVLDNVWIPPDHAVDIRPPSAWTPAGASQADIDANADQQAWMIVLLGSLYDAVARTAAAWIGEIVRERAPGSLGAPLATLPRVQEAIGEIAALLRANQVLLDDAATRTDAGEAPTPADSGLLKYTVTGNAIHAVELALQLSGNHGLSRNNPLERHYRDVLCSRIHTPQNDSILVAAGRAQLGL; from the coding sequence ATGTCATTAACGTCTACCCTGCGCAGGCTGCCCAGCAGCGAAGCGCACCTTGGCGAGGTGCTGGCCGGACTGTCCGCGCGCTTTGCCGCCAGTGCCGGCGCGCACGATGCCGCTGCCAGCTTTCCGCACGACAACTTTGCGCAGCTGCATGCCAATGGCCTGGTTGCGCAGGTGGTGCCGCACGCGCAGGGCGGCGGCGGGGCGGGCCTGGCGCAGGCGCGCCGCATCGTGGCCGCGGTGGCGGGCGGCGACGCCGCAACCGCGCTGGTGCTGACCATGACCTACCTGCAGCACCGCGCGATCGCCCGCGCCGATTCGCACTGGCCGCAGACCGTGCGCGACCAGGTCTTTGCCAGCACGGTGCAGGACGGTGCGCTGATCAACGCGTTGCGGGTGGAACCGGAACTGGGATCGCCGGCACGCGGCGGCCAGCCGGCCACGGTGGCCACGCGCGTGGCCGACGGTTGGCGCATCAGCGGGCGCAAGCTGTACAGCACCGGCATCCCGGCGCTGCGCTGGCTGGCGGTCTGGGCGCGTACCGACGAGCCGCAGCCGCGCGTGGGCGTGTTCCTGGTGCCCGGACCGGCGGCCGGCATCGCGGGCGTGCGCATCGTCGAAAACTGGAACCACCTTGGCCTGCGCGCTTCAGGCAGCCATGAGACCGTGCTCGACAACGTCTGGATCCCGCCTGACCACGCGGTCGATATCCGCCCGCCGTCAGCATGGACGCCGGCCGGTGCCAGCCAGGCCGACATCGACGCCAACGCCGACCAGCAGGCCTGGATGATCGTGCTGCTGGGCAGCCTCTATGACGCGGTGGCACGCACTGCCGCCGCATGGATCGGCGAAATCGTTCGCGAGCGCGCGCCCGGCAGCCTGGGCGCGCCGCTGGCCACGCTGCCGCGCGTGCAGGAAGCCATCGGCGAGATCGCCGCGTTGCTGCGGGCCAATCAGGTGTTGCTGGACGATGCCGCGACGCGCACCGACGCGGGCGAGGCGCCCACGCCGGCCGACAGCGGGCTGCTCAAGTACACCGTGACCGGCAATGCGATCCACGCGGTGGAGCTGGCGCTTCAGCTCTCGGGCAACCACGGCCTGAGCCGCAACAACCCGCTCGAGCGCCACTACCGCGACGTGCTATGCAGCCGCATCCATACGCCGCAGAACGATTCCATCCTGGTCGCCGCCGGGCGTGCGCAGCTTGGCCTGTAA